A stretch of Glandiceps talaboti chromosome 18, keGlaTala1.1, whole genome shotgun sequence DNA encodes these proteins:
- the LOC144449188 gene encoding 3-oxoacyl-[acyl-carrier-protein] reductase FabG-like, whose translation MASLREKVALITGASSGIGAGTARHFASLGSYLALCGRNKENLEKVRRECEANGLPEDKILLIQGDVTDEDYCRSVIEKTIGKFGRLDVLVNNAGIGAGGSIEETSLKQYDFIMNTNMRAVYHLTMLAVPHLIKTQGSIVNVSSVNGTRVINGYVVYNLSKAAMDQFTNCIALELAPKKVRVNSVNPATIITEIYKRRGKTEEEYARFLEHCKAIYPMGRVGEVDEVAKAIAFLASDDSSFITATQLPLTGGRHVMCAQ comes from the exons ATGGCTTCCCTAAGAGAAAAGGTTGCGTTAATCACAG GTGCAAGCTCTGGTATTGGTGCTGGAACTGCCAGGCACTTTGCATCGTTAGGAAGTTACCTTGCTCTGTGTggaagaaataaagaaaacCTGGAAAAAGTGAGAAGGGAGTGTGAAGCAAATGGACTACCAGAAGATAAA ATCCTTCTCATCCAAGGAGATGTCACTGATGAGGACTACTGTAGATCTGTTATCGAGAAAACTATTGGAAAGTTTGGTCGGCTGGATGTGCTG GTCAATAATGCAGGTATTGGAGCGGGGGGTTCTATAGAAGAAACATCATTGAAGCAGTATGACTTCATCATGAATACTAATATGAGAGCCGTATATCACCTTACAATGTTGGCGGTACCACATCTGATCAAAACACAAG GATCTATTGTAAATGTATCCAGTGTGAATGGCACGAGAGTC ATTAATGGTTATGTAGTGTACAACTTATCAAAAGCAGCAATGGACCAATTCACAAACTGCATAGCTCTTG AACTAGCACCAAAGAAAGTTCGAGTGAACTCAGTAAA TCCTGCAACGATTATTACAGAGATCTATAAAAGGCGGGGAAAGACTGAAGAAGAATATGCTAGA TTCTTGGAACACTGTAAAGCAATATATCCTATGGGCCGTGTTGGAGAGGTTGACGAGGTAGCCAAGGCGATAGCATTCCTTGCGTCTGATGATTCTTCCTTCATCACAGCAACACAGTTACCACTTACTGGAGGAAGACATGTGATGTGTGCACAGTAA
- the LOC144449414 gene encoding 3-oxoacyl-[acyl-carrier-protein] reductase FabG-like isoform X1 — MASIREKVVLITGASSGIGAGTATHFALLGSFLTLCGRNKENLEKVRRECEANGLPEDIILLIQGDFSDDDYCRSVIEKTIGKFGRLDVLVNNAGIGAGGSIEETSLKQYDVIMNTNMRAVYHLTMLAVPHLIKTQGSIVNVSSLNGMRAVTDCLVYNLSKAAMDQFTNCIALELAPKKVRVNSVNPGVITTGIHKRAGMSEDEYVKFLEHCRATYPLRRVGEIDEVAKAIAFLASDDSSFITATQLPVAGGKHATCPR, encoded by the exons ATGGCTTCCATACGAGAAAAAGTTGTATTGATCACAG GTGCAAGCTCTGGTATTGGTGCTGGTACTGCCACACACTTTGCATTGCTAGGAAGTTTCCTTACTCTTTGTggaagaaataaagaaaacCTTGAAAAAGTGAGAAGGGAATGTGAAGCAAATGGACTACCAGAAGATATA ATCCTTCTCATCCAAGGAGATTTCTCTGATGATGACTACTGTAGATCTGTTATAGAGAAAACTATTGGAAAGTTTGGTCGGCTCGATGTGCTG GTCAATAATGCAGGTATTGGAGCGGGAGGTTCTATAGAAGAAACATCACTGAAGcagtatgacgtcatcatgaaTACTAATATGAGAGCCGTGTATCACCTTACAATGTTGGCGGTACCACATCTGATCAAAACACAAG GATCTATTGTAAATGTATCCAGTTTGAATGGGATGAGGGCC GTGACTGATTGTTTAGTCTACAACTTATCGAAAGCAGCAATGGACCAATTCACAAACTGCATAGCTCTTG AACTAGCACCAAAGAAAGTTCGAGTGAACTCAGTAAA TCCTGGGGTAATCACTACAGGGATTCATAAGAGGGCGGGAATGAGCGAAGACGAGTATGTTAAG TTCTTGGAACACTGTAGAGCAACCTATCCTTTACGCCGTGTTGGAGAGATTGACGAGGTTGCCAAGGCAATAGCGTTCCTTGCATCTGATGATTCATCCTTCATCACAGCAACACAGTTACCAGTAGCTGGAGGAAAGCATGCGACGTGTCCACGATAA
- the LOC144449414 gene encoding 3-oxoacyl-[acyl-carrier-protein] reductase FabG-like isoform X2: MASIREKVVLITGASSGIGAGTATHFALLGSFLTLCGRNKENLEKVRRECEANGLPEDIILLIQGDFSDDDYCRSVIEKTIGKFGRLDVLVNNAGIGAGGSIEETSLKQYDVIMNTNMRAVYHLTMLAVPHLIKTQGSIVNVSSLNGMRAVTDCLVYNLSKAAMDQFTNCIALELAPKKVRVNSVNPGVITTGIHKRAGMSEDEYVKTT; the protein is encoded by the exons ATGGCTTCCATACGAGAAAAAGTTGTATTGATCACAG GTGCAAGCTCTGGTATTGGTGCTGGTACTGCCACACACTTTGCATTGCTAGGAAGTTTCCTTACTCTTTGTggaagaaataaagaaaacCTTGAAAAAGTGAGAAGGGAATGTGAAGCAAATGGACTACCAGAAGATATA ATCCTTCTCATCCAAGGAGATTTCTCTGATGATGACTACTGTAGATCTGTTATAGAGAAAACTATTGGAAAGTTTGGTCGGCTCGATGTGCTG GTCAATAATGCAGGTATTGGAGCGGGAGGTTCTATAGAAGAAACATCACTGAAGcagtatgacgtcatcatgaaTACTAATATGAGAGCCGTGTATCACCTTACAATGTTGGCGGTACCACATCTGATCAAAACACAAG GATCTATTGTAAATGTATCCAGTTTGAATGGGATGAGGGCC GTGACTGATTGTTTAGTCTACAACTTATCGAAAGCAGCAATGGACCAATTCACAAACTGCATAGCTCTTG AACTAGCACCAAAGAAAGTTCGAGTGAACTCAGTAAA TCCTGGGGTAATCACTACAGGGATTCATAAGAGGGCGGGAATGAGCGAAGACGAGTATGTTAAG aCCACATAG
- the LOC144449385 gene encoding 3-oxoacyl-[acyl-carrier-protein] reductase FabG-like, with protein sequence MASIREKVVLITGASSGIGAGTATHFALLGSFLTLCGRNKENLEKVRRECEANGLPEDKILLIQGDFSDDDYCRSVIEKTIGKFGRLDVLVNNAGIGAGGSIEETSLKQYDVIMNTNMRAVYHLTMLAVPHLIKTQGSIVNVSSLNGMRAMTDCLVYNLSKAAMDQFTNCIALELAPKEVRVNSVNPGVITTGIHKRAGMSEDEYVKFLEHCRATYPLRRVGEADEVAKVIAFLASDDSSFITATQLPVAGGKHATCPR encoded by the exons ATGGCTTCCATACGAGAAAAAGTTGTATTGATCACAG GTGCAAGCTCTGGTATTGGTGCTGGTACTGCCACACACTTTGCATTGCTAGGAAGTTTCCTTACTCTTTGTggaagaaataaagaaaacCTTGAAAAAGTGAGAAGGGAATGTGAAGCAAATGGACTACCAGAAGATAAA ATCCTTCTCATCCAAGGAGATTTCTCTGATGATGACTACTGTAGATCTGTTATAGAGAAAACTATTGGAAAGTTTGGTCGGCTCGATGTGCTG GTCAATAATGCAGGTATTGGAGCGGGAGGTTCTATAGAGGAAACATCACTGAAGcagtatgacgtcatcatgaaTACTAATATGAGAGCCGTGTATCACCTTACAATGTTGGCGGTACCACATCTGATCAAAACACAAG GATCTATTGTAAATGTATCCAGTTTGAATGGGATGAGGGCC ATGACTGATTGTTTAGTCTACAACTTATCGAAAGCAGCAATGGACCAATTCACAAACTGCATAGCTCTTG AACTAGCACCAAAGGAAGTTCGAGTGAACTCAGTAAA TCCTGGGGTAATCACTACAGGGATCCATAAGAGGGCGGGAATGAGCGAAGACGAATATGTTAAG TTCTTGGAACATTGTAGAGCAACCTATCCTTTACGCCGTGTTGGAGAGGCTGACGAGGTTGCCAAGGTAATAGCATTCCTTGCATCTGATGATTCGTCCTTCATCACAGCAACACAGTTACCAGTGGCTGGAGGAAAGCATGCGACGTGTCCACGATAA